The following are from one region of the Cyanobium gracile PCC 6307 genome:
- a CDS encoding N-acetylmuramoyl-L-alanine amidase: MGVRAARFAWLLTLPLVLGALPARAASALSAWRLSREGVLELRTSPGVRLQAYYEEGSGLTGPRVWVDLPGAPQRSRSVPVGGLVREVRIGRPDPGTTRLVLEFRPGTRLDPRQLRLVGTARDRWRLSLTGLPLSGFTRNVGEGDMDAPSSSWTASRPSGFGSSGRATSGRPISADGLPVVPRGRFRVVIDPGHGGPDPGAVGIGGLRETDVVLDVSLQVAQLLQARGVQVLMTRTSEVDVDLPPRVALANSSNADVFVSIHANALSMARPDVNGVETFYFQSGSSQRLAQAIQSRIMAISPGTPDRGARPGRFFVIRRTVMPAALAEMGFVTGRIDAQRLADPAFRRRLAVAISAGILDFLQGAS, encoded by the coding sequence CGAGTGCCCTGTCGGCCTGGCGCCTGAGCCGGGAGGGGGTGCTGGAGCTGCGCACCTCCCCGGGGGTGCGGCTGCAGGCTTACTACGAGGAGGGCTCCGGCCTCACCGGGCCCCGGGTCTGGGTGGATCTGCCGGGTGCCCCCCAGCGCAGCCGCTCGGTCCCCGTCGGCGGCTTGGTGCGGGAGGTGCGCATCGGGCGGCCCGACCCCGGCACCACCCGGCTGGTGCTGGAGTTCAGACCCGGCACCCGTCTGGATCCGCGCCAGCTGCGTCTGGTGGGCACGGCCCGCGACCGCTGGCGCCTCTCCCTCACCGGCCTGCCCCTGAGCGGCTTCACGCGCAATGTGGGCGAGGGCGACATGGACGCCCCCTCCTCCAGCTGGACGGCCTCACGCCCCTCCGGCTTCGGCAGCAGCGGCCGGGCCACCTCCGGCCGGCCCATCTCCGCCGACGGGCTGCCGGTGGTGCCGCGGGGCCGCTTCCGGGTGGTGATCGACCCGGGCCACGGCGGCCCCGATCCGGGCGCGGTGGGCATCGGCGGCCTGCGGGAGACCGATGTGGTGCTGGACGTCAGCCTGCAGGTGGCCCAGCTGCTCCAGGCCAGGGGGGTGCAGGTGCTGATGACCCGCACCTCGGAGGTGGACGTCGACCTGCCGCCGCGGGTGGCCCTCGCCAACAGCAGCAACGCCGATGTGTTCGTCAGCATCCATGCCAACGCCCTGAGCATGGCCCGGCCCGATGTGAACGGAGTCGAGACGTTCTATTTCCAGTCGGGCAGCTCCCAGCGGCTCGCCCAGGCGATCCAGTCCCGGATCATGGCGATCTCGCCGGGCACGCCCGACCGCGGCGCCCGCCCGGGGCGGTTCTTCGTGATCCGCCGCACGGTGATGCCGGCGGCCCTGGCGGAGATGGGGTTCGTCACCGGCCGCATCGACGCCCAGCGCCTGGCCGATCCCGCCTTCCGCCGCCGCCTGGCCGTGGCGATCAGCGCCGGCATCCTCGACTTTCTCCAGGGGGCCTCTTGA
- the murI gene encoding glutamate racemase: MSLLVGLFDSGLGGLTVLRQVHALYPHSPCLYLGDTARVPYGQRSKEEIRAIASEVVHWLRLQGVGVLVMACNTSNALALDVAVAEAGVPVVGLIDSLASELTSDHVGVLATPATAASGAYRRSIQACRPSARVLEVGCPAFVPLIEAGNLQAPELRAAAADYLAPLLAANVDTIVLGCTHYPLLRALLAELLPPDVQLVDPALAAAQRLGPLLASLGDSPEVDQAGESVRPPLQRTRFCVTGPADAFASAAAAWLGSRPAVRSVSLQSPTRAY, translated from the coding sequence TTGAGCCTCCTGGTCGGCCTGTTCGACAGCGGCCTGGGGGGCCTCACGGTGCTGCGCCAGGTCCATGCCCTCTACCCCCACTCCCCCTGCCTCTACCTGGGCGACACGGCCCGGGTCCCCTACGGCCAGCGCTCGAAGGAGGAGATCCGCGCGATCGCCTCGGAGGTGGTGCACTGGCTGCGGCTCCAGGGCGTGGGGGTGCTGGTGATGGCCTGCAACACCTCCAATGCCCTGGCCCTCGACGTGGCGGTGGCGGAGGCGGGGGTGCCGGTGGTGGGGCTGATTGACAGCCTGGCCAGCGAACTGACCAGTGATCACGTCGGGGTGCTGGCCACCCCGGCCACCGCCGCCAGCGGTGCCTACCGGCGCTCGATCCAGGCCTGCCGCCCCTCGGCCCGGGTGCTGGAGGTGGGCTGCCCCGCCTTCGTGCCCCTGATCGAGGCGGGCAACCTTCAGGCCCCCGAGCTGCGGGCCGCTGCCGCCGACTATCTGGCCCCGCTGCTGGCGGCAAACGTGGACACGATCGTGCTGGGCTGCACCCACTACCCGCTGCTGCGGGCCCTGCTGGCCGAGCTGCTCCCCCCCGATGTGCAGCTGGTGGACCCGGCCCTGGCGGCGGCCCAGCGCCTCGGACCGCTGCTGGCCAGCCTGGGGGATTCCCCCGAAGTGGACCAGGCGGGGGAGTCGGTGCGGCCGCCCCTGCAGCGCACCCGTTTCTGTGTCACCGGCCCCGCCGACGCCTTCGCCAGCGCCGCCGCCGCCTGGCTGGGCAGCCGGCCGGCGGTGCGCAGCGTCAGCCTGCAGTCGCCCACCCGCGCCTACTGA